DNA from Candidatus Paceibacterota bacterium:
CCGGCAATGTAAGACTTTGCCGGACGCAGATATGGCTCGGTGCGCCCGAGTGACCACCAAAGATTGATGCTGGATTCTTTGGTTCTGCAGCCACAATATCAAAACCGCAGAGTTCCTTCAGGAAAGGATCTGTTTCGAACAGAACCATGAGATCCAGGAGTGGCCAGACACCGTTTCGACAGAGTTGCCAGCCTTCGCGAGCCCAGAGATCGGGGTCGGGTGGCACGACGTGAATTTCCCTGCGGATCATGCAGACTTGGCCAACTTTGTCTGCCGTAATATCCGGATTGACCCAACTGTACCCGCCCTGCTTGAGCGCTTCTTCGAAGCTTCTGCAAACTGTTCCCACCATGATTGGCGGGTACAAAGTCTCGACATTCATGGCGAACTCCTTTTTTCAATGAGATGCGAAAACTGCTCTTTTGGTACACGCTAGGCAAACAATAACAAGCTTGGGCAATTTTGCCAAGCTTTCTCTAGAATCGATTTCCTGCAAACTAAATCGTCTTCACCTTGAGTTTCGTCTGCTTTCCCTTATTTATTTTCGGTAATTTGATGATGAGAAGGCCGTGTTTTTCTATCGCTTCGGATTCTTCAGGTTCTACTTCTTGAGGGAGCAAAATTGTGCGGGAAAAAGAACCCCAATACAGCTCTTTTGAAAAATAGTTTTCATCTGAAATGCCTCTTTCGCCTTCTCGCTTGCCTTTGATTGTCACCATGTCGCGAGTGATATTTACATCCAAATCTTCAGGCCGTACTCCCGCCACCATAGTCTTTATGACGATTTCTTCAGGTGTTTGGTGCACATCTACAGCGAGCTGGCCTTCTTCCGCCTCTTCTTCCATCCATTCACCCTTTTCATTCTCTTTCTCATCCTGAACTCCTCTCTGTGTGTCATCTACCTTGACTGCGCCGGTAAGTCTTTCAAAAAATGATTTTTTATCTTTCAGCATAGAGAGAAGTTAAGTTAATAATTTATCGTGTTTTAAGAACAAGTTTTGTTTTTGAAGGCCGGATTGATTTTACTTTCTCAAAGAAAACCATAAGCACAATGACTGCCATCCACACTCCCGCAAATACCATGAATGTATTATTGCCTTCTATTATAAAGAAATTAAAGAGGGTGTGCAATATGATTGCGAAGAACAATCCGTAAAGAATATAGAGTTTTTTTGTTCCCTCCTTCTTGTAGAAGGCGAGAGCGATAAAGAGGCCAACCATAGCTGAAGAGACGGTGTGGAGAAGCGACGCGCCGATAAAGCGAAGGTTACCCGTGAGCAAAGTCTCGACGATATTTCCTGCGGCAAGCGGCTGCATCAGGAAAAAGGTGTTTTCAATGGCGCTAAATCCTAATGCTGCGGTAATGAGATAGATCAAGGCGTTTACCGGTTCATTCATATTCTTTTTTCCAAGCGCGGCAACGTAAGCGGCGAAAAATTTCAAACTCTCCTCGATCACTGCCCAGAGAAGAAATGTCAGACCGTTTCCGAATCCATGTGAGGAAACATATTTTTCAAGCGGAAGTGCAAGGGGGGCAGCAATCATCCCTGCGAAGAAAGCGAGGACGATAAGACCGCGCGGTTCTGGGTGAATGGTGTCTTCCCGAAGCCAAAACCAAAGCCAAAAAAGCGCGGGGATAAAGCCTCCGAGCATTGCCCAAAATACTGTTTCTGCGTTTATCATCACCTTTATTGTACCTTATCTAAGCAGGCCAGTTTTCCACCATAAGGAGGCTTTCGGTATCTTCGAGCGAGCTCCAAATCTCTTCCGTAACAAAAGGCACGAATGGATGAAGGGCTTTGAGGCAGGTTTTCAGAATGTGGAGGAGGGTAGATTGGCGGGATTGTTTAGCGGATTCATCCGTTCCGCTTATAATTGGCTTGGATTCCTCGATAATAACGTCTGCAAAAGTGTTCCAGAAGTAATGGTAAAGCTTTTCTCCTGCGAGATAAAAACGGAAATTATCCATGTCTTTGGTGATGTCTCGCATTGCGTCGTCGAGTTCTGCCAAAAGCCCTTTATCTTTTTCGCTTACTGTTGGTGAGGCTTTAGTATCAAAATCTTGCGTACTCTCGAGAACAAATCGCGTTGCATTCCAAATTTTATTTGCAAAATTTTTGTAAGCGCGGATTTTGTCTTCGGAAAGGGCGAGGCTTGTTCCCGGAGTATTCCCGACAACCATTCCCATGCGGAACGCGTCAGTCCCGAATTTTTCGGTCAGGTCGAGCGGGTTTATCACATTGCCTTTTGACTTACTCATTTTTTGCGCCTTTGCGTCGAGCACAAGGCCGTGCAGGTACACAGTCTTAAAAGGGACTTTGCCGGTTCTATAAATTCCAAGCATGATCATGCGAGACACCCAGAAAAAGATAATTTCTCCGGCAGTCTCCATCACATCCGTTGGATAGAAATCCTTGAAATCTTTTCCATCGGGGAAGCCGAGTGTTGCAAATGGCCATTGCCCCGATGAGAACCACGTGTCGAATGTGTCAGTATCTTTTCGAAGTGCTCCCTTACACTTCGTGCATTTTGAAAGTGTGTCGTCGAGGTCAACGTATCCTTCTCCGCATCCATCGCAAATTTTTGCAGGAATAGGGATTCCCCAGACGATCTGGCGGGAAATATTCCAGTCCATAATATTTTCAAGCCAGTGCGTTGTGATTTTTTCGTAATGGTCGGGAATGTATTTTATTTCTCCAGCTTTTATTCTCTCAAGCGCTTTTTCTGCCAACGGCTTCATCTTGATGAACCACTGAGGAAGCACTTGCGGTTCGATAGTTGTCCCGCATTTGTAGCAAGTGTGGACGTTGTGTTTGTAGTTCTCGTCAATCTTTTCAACCAATCCCTTTCCTTGCAATTTCTCAACAATCGCTTCACGAGCTTTTGAAATATGCTGACCAGCAAACTCTCCGGCAATAGGGAGAAGTTTGCCTTTGAGGTCAATAATCTGCTCCATATCGAGGTTGTGCCGTTTTGCAATATCAAAGTCTACGCCGTCGTGCCAAGGGGTAATAGTCATAAC
Protein-coding regions in this window:
- a CDS encoding Hsp20/alpha crystallin family protein produces the protein MLKDKKSFFERLTGAVKVDDTQRGVQDEKENEKGEWMEEEAEEGQLAVDVHQTPEEIVIKTMVAGVRPEDLDVNITRDMVTIKGKREGERGISDENYFSKELYWGSFSRTILLPQEVEPEESEAIEKHGLLIIKLPKINKGKQTKLKVKTI
- a CDS encoding PrsW family glutamic-type intramembrane protease; this translates as MINAETVFWAMLGGFIPALFWLWFWLREDTIHPEPRGLIVLAFFAGMIAAPLALPLEKYVSSHGFGNGLTFLLWAVIEESLKFFAAYVAALGKKNMNEPVNALIYLITAALGFSAIENTFFLMQPLAAGNIVETLLTGNLRFIGASLLHTVSSAMVGLFIALAFYKKEGTKKLYILYGLFFAIILHTLFNFFIIEGNNTFMVFAGVWMAVIVLMVFFEKVKSIRPSKTKLVLKTR
- a CDS encoding valine--tRNA ligase — encoded protein: MDEKFLKPYDAKATEGKIYKLWEESGFFNPDTCVAKGVTKADAPSFSILMPPTNANGSLHAGHGLVMTIEDIMVRYKRMRGFKTLWLPGLDHAGFETQVVYEKKLEKEGKTRFDFPPEELYKNILDFTLENSKNIKSQVAKMGASCDWSREKFTLDPEIVKTVYQTFKKLFEDGLLYRGKRIVSWCPRHQTSFSDLEIADVEKTEKFYYLKYGPFVIGTSRPETKFGDKYVVMHPKDKRYAEYKDGQKIDLEWINGPITATVVKDEAVDMEFGTGVMTITPWHDGVDFDIAKRHNLDMEQIIDLKGKLLPIAGEFAGQHISKAREAIVEKLQGKGLVEKIDENYKHNVHTCYKCGTTIEPQVLPQWFIKMKPLAEKALERIKAGEIKYIPDHYEKITTHWLENIMDWNISRQIVWGIPIPAKICDGCGEGYVDLDDTLSKCTKCKGALRKDTDTFDTWFSSGQWPFATLGFPDGKDFKDFYPTDVMETAGEIIFFWVSRMIMLGIYRTGKVPFKTVYLHGLVLDAKAQKMSKSKGNVINPLDLTEKFGTDAFRMGMVVGNTPGTSLALSEDKIRAYKNFANKIWNATRFVLESTQDFDTKASPTVSEKDKGLLAELDDAMRDITKDMDNFRFYLAGEKLYHYFWNTFADVIIEESKPIISGTDESAKQSRQSTLLHILKTCLKALHPFVPFVTEEIWSSLEDTESLLMVENWPA